In Streptomyces sp. SN-593, a single genomic region encodes these proteins:
- the frr gene encoding ribosome recycling factor, which yields MIEETLLEAEEKMEKAVVVAKDDFAAIRTGRAHPAMFNKIVAEYYGAITPINQLASFAVPEPRMAVITPFDSSSLRNIEEAIRNSDLGVNPSNDGRIIRVVFPQLTEERRREYIKVAKTKGEDAKISIRSVRRKAKETLDKLVKDGETGEDEVRRAEKELDDTTSKYVAQIDELLKHKEAELLEV from the coding sequence GTGATTGAAGAGACCCTCCTCGAGGCCGAGGAGAAGATGGAGAAGGCCGTCGTCGTCGCCAAGGACGACTTCGCGGCGATCCGCACCGGCCGTGCGCACCCGGCGATGTTCAACAAGATCGTCGCCGAGTACTACGGCGCGATCACCCCGATCAACCAACTCGCCTCCTTCGCGGTGCCCGAGCCGCGGATGGCGGTGATCACCCCCTTCGACAGCAGCAGCCTGCGCAACATCGAGGAGGCGATCCGCAACTCCGACCTCGGCGTGAACCCCAGCAACGACGGCCGGATCATCCGCGTGGTGTTCCCGCAGCTCACCGAGGAGCGCCGGCGCGAGTACATCAAGGTCGCCAAGACCAAGGGCGAGGACGCGAAGATCTCCATCCGCAGCGTCCGCCGCAAGGCCAAGGAGACCCTGGACAAGCTCGTCAAGGACGGCGAGACCGGCGAGGACGAGGTGCGCCGCGCGGAGAAGGAGCTGGACGACACCACGTCGAAGTACGTGGCGCAGATCGACGAGCTGCTCAAGCACAAGGAGGCGGAGCTGCTGGAGGTCTGA
- a CDS encoding TetR/AcrR family transcriptional regulator: protein MQRRALLDAARTLLTEGGTDALTFPALAERTGLARSSVYEYFRSRAAVVEELCAVDFPVWAAEVEAAMQAAESPADKIEAYVRSQLTLVGDRRHRAVVAISAGELDAGAREKIRAAHGGLVAMVVAALSCLGHPEPRLTAMLLQGVVDAAVRRIELGAAELPAEIVEAAVAMALHGVTRSADGSE, encoded by the coding sequence ATGCAGCGCCGCGCCCTGCTGGACGCCGCCCGCACCCTGCTGACCGAGGGCGGCACCGACGCCCTCACCTTCCCCGCGCTCGCCGAGCGGACCGGGCTGGCCCGTTCCTCGGTCTACGAGTACTTCCGCTCGCGGGCGGCCGTCGTGGAGGAGCTGTGCGCGGTCGACTTCCCGGTCTGGGCCGCGGAGGTCGAAGCCGCGATGCAGGCCGCCGAGAGCCCCGCGGACAAGATCGAGGCGTACGTCCGCAGCCAGCTCACCCTGGTCGGCGACCGCCGGCACCGCGCGGTGGTGGCGATCTCCGCGGGCGAGCTGGACGCCGGCGCCCGGGAGAAGATCCGCGCCGCGCACGGCGGCCTGGTCGCCATGGTGGTGGCCGCGCTGTCCTGTCTCGGGCACCCCGAGCCCCGGCTCACCGCCATGCTGCTGCAGGGCGTGGTCGACGCGGCGGTCCGCCGGATCGAGCTGGGCGCCGCGGAACTGCCCGCGGAGATCGTCGAGGCGGCCGTCGCCATGGCCCTGCACGGCGTCACCCGGTCGGCGGACGGCTCGGAATAG
- the rlmN gene encoding 23S rRNA (adenine(2503)-C(2))-methyltransferase RlmN, with the protein MPVPGELTFAVPRGAKKPPRHLADLSPAERREAVAALGEKPFRAKQLSQHYFARYTDDPATWTDIPAGARGRLAGDLLPELMTVVRHASCDDGDTRKTLWRLFDGTLVESVLMRYPDRVTMCISSQAGCGMNCPFCATGQAGLDRNLSTAEIVHQIVAGMRALRDGDVPGGGPGAPDRLSNIVFMGMGEPLANYRRVVDAIRRLTDPAPDGLGLSQRGITVSTVGLVPAMHRFADEGFKCRLAVSLHAPDDELRDTLVPVNTRWKVREVLDAAWRYADVSGRRVSVEYALIRDVNDQAWRADRLGRLLKNHRVHVNLIPLNPTPGSKWTASRPEDERAFVAALESHGVPVTVRDTRGQEIDGACGQLAASAR; encoded by the coding sequence ATGCCTGTACCCGGAGAACTGACGTTTGCCGTGCCACGCGGGGCCAAGAAGCCGCCGCGGCACCTTGCCGACCTCTCGCCCGCGGAGCGGAGGGAGGCCGTGGCGGCGCTGGGGGAGAAGCCGTTCCGGGCCAAGCAGTTGTCGCAGCACTACTTCGCCCGCTACACCGACGACCCGGCGACGTGGACCGACATCCCGGCCGGCGCGCGCGGCCGCCTCGCCGGCGACCTGCTGCCCGAGCTGATGACCGTGGTCCGACACGCGTCCTGCGACGACGGCGACACCCGCAAGACGCTCTGGCGGCTCTTCGACGGGACCCTGGTCGAGTCGGTGCTGATGCGCTACCCGGACCGGGTGACGATGTGCATCTCCTCGCAGGCCGGCTGCGGCATGAACTGCCCGTTCTGCGCCACCGGCCAGGCCGGCCTGGACCGCAACCTGTCGACTGCGGAGATCGTGCACCAGATCGTCGCCGGGATGCGGGCGCTGCGCGACGGCGACGTGCCCGGCGGCGGGCCGGGCGCCCCCGACCGGCTGTCGAACATCGTCTTCATGGGCATGGGCGAGCCGCTGGCGAACTACCGCCGGGTGGTCGACGCGATCCGCCGCCTCACCGACCCGGCGCCCGACGGGCTCGGGCTGTCCCAGCGGGGCATCACCGTCTCCACGGTCGGCCTGGTCCCCGCGATGCACCGGTTCGCCGACGAGGGCTTCAAGTGCCGGCTCGCGGTGTCCCTGCACGCCCCCGACGACGAGCTGCGCGACACCCTCGTGCCGGTCAACACCCGCTGGAAGGTCCGCGAGGTGCTGGACGCCGCCTGGCGCTACGCCGACGTCTCCGGCCGCCGCGTCTCCGTCGAGTACGCCCTGATCCGCGACGTCAACGACCAGGCGTGGCGCGCCGACCGGCTCGGCCGGCTGCTGAAGAACCACCGGGTGCACGTCAACCTGATCCCGCTCAACCCCACCCCCGGCTCGAAGTGGACCGCCTCCCGTCCGGAGGACGAGCGGGCGTTCGTGGCCGCGCTGGAGTCCCACGGCGTGCCGGTGACCGTCCGCGACACCCGTGGCCAGGAGATCGACGGGGCCTGCGGTCAGCTCGCCGCTTCCGCACGCTGA
- the pyrH gene encoding UMP kinase encodes MDDGAEGAGKARDHTHDHGGRRPEGRDGTTPRRYLLKLSGEAFAGGGGLGVDPDVVHAIAREIAAVVRDGYEIAVVLGGGNFFRGAELQQRGMDRARSDYMGMLGTVMNCLALQDFLEKEGIETRVQTAITMGQVAEPYIPLRAVRHLEKGRVVIFGAGMGMPYFSTDTTAAQRALEIDAVAMLMGKNGVDGVYDSDPKHNPNAVRFDALEYGELIARDLRVADLTAITLCQDNKLPILVFELLAEGNIARAVKGEKIGTLVNDQGTRA; translated from the coding sequence ATGGATGATGGTGCCGAAGGCGCCGGCAAGGCCCGCGACCACACCCACGACCACGGCGGACGCCGCCCCGAAGGCCGCGACGGGACCACTCCGCGCCGCTACCTGCTCAAGCTCTCCGGCGAGGCGTTCGCCGGAGGTGGCGGTCTGGGCGTCGACCCCGACGTCGTGCACGCCATCGCCCGGGAGATCGCCGCGGTGGTCCGCGACGGCTACGAGATCGCGGTCGTGCTCGGCGGCGGCAACTTCTTCCGCGGCGCCGAACTCCAGCAGCGCGGCATGGACCGGGCCCGCTCCGACTACATGGGCATGCTCGGCACCGTGATGAACTGCCTCGCCCTCCAGGACTTCCTGGAGAAGGAGGGCATCGAGACCCGGGTGCAGACCGCCATCACCATGGGCCAGGTCGCCGAGCCGTACATCCCGCTGCGGGCCGTCCGGCACCTGGAGAAGGGCCGCGTGGTCATCTTCGGCGCGGGCATGGGCATGCCCTACTTCTCCACCGACACCACCGCCGCCCAGCGCGCACTGGAGATCGACGCGGTCGCGATGCTGATGGGCAAGAACGGGGTGGACGGGGTCTACGACTCCGACCCCAAGCACAATCCGAACGCCGTCCGCTTCGACGCCCTGGAGTACGGCGAGCTGATCGCCCGCGACCTGCGGGTCGCCGACCTCACCGCGATCACCCTCTGCCAGGACAACAAACTGCCCATCCTGGTCTTCGAACTGCTCGCCGAGGGCAACATCGCCCGCGCCGTCAAGGGTGAGAAGATCGGCACGCTGGTCAACGACCAGGGCACCAGGGCGTGA
- a CDS encoding TIGR03620 family F420-dependent LLM class oxidoreductase, whose amino-acid sequence MTTEASGAAHQQIGRVGVWDHRLAQEDAEFQDENREAAAELDALGYGAIWLGGSPRVARAVPLLAATRRITVATGILSVWNQPAAEVAQDVADLEPGAAERFLLGLGVSHAPITEGYTRPYAKMVDFLDGLDSAPVPVPPARRVLAALGPRMLGLSADRSAGAHPYLVTVEHVAQARAALGPGRLLAPELGVVLDPDLARGRATARAALSGYLRLPNYVDNWRRLGFTEEDFADGGSDALLEALFAIGDTADVRTRVAAYHEAGADHVAIQALRSDGALPREEWRRLARALPLN is encoded by the coding sequence ATGACGACAGAAGCCTCAGGAGCAGCACACCAGCAGATCGGCCGGGTCGGGGTGTGGGACCACCGGCTGGCGCAGGAGGACGCCGAGTTCCAGGACGAGAACCGGGAGGCCGCCGCCGAACTCGACGCCCTCGGGTACGGCGCGATCTGGCTCGGCGGCTCGCCCCGGGTGGCCCGCGCGGTGCCGCTGCTGGCCGCGACCCGGCGCATCACCGTGGCGACCGGCATCCTCAGCGTCTGGAACCAGCCCGCGGCCGAGGTCGCCCAGGACGTCGCCGACCTGGAGCCCGGCGCCGCCGAGCGCTTCCTGCTCGGCCTCGGGGTCAGCCACGCCCCGATCACCGAGGGGTACACCCGTCCGTACGCGAAGATGGTCGACTTCCTCGACGGCCTGGACTCCGCGCCCGTCCCGGTGCCGCCCGCCCGGCGGGTGCTGGCCGCCCTCGGTCCGCGGATGCTCGGGCTGTCCGCGGACCGCTCGGCCGGCGCGCACCCGTACCTGGTCACGGTCGAGCACGTCGCGCAGGCCCGCGCGGCCCTCGGCCCGGGCAGGCTGCTCGCGCCGGAGCTGGGCGTCGTCCTCGACCCCGACCTCGCCCGCGGCCGCGCGACGGCCCGCGCCGCCCTGTCCGGGTACCTCCGGCTCCCGAACTACGTCGACAACTGGCGCCGGCTCGGCTTCACCGAGGAGGACTTCGCGGACGGCGGCAGCGACGCGCTGCTGGAGGCCCTCTTCGCGATCGGCGACACGGCGGACGTGCGGACGCGGGTCGCCGCCTACCACGAGGCCGGCGCCGACCACGTGGCCATCCAGGCGCTGCGCTCCGACGGCGCCCTTCCGCGGGAGGAATGGCGCCGCCTCGCCAGGGCGCTGCCGTTGAACTGA
- the rpsB gene encoding 30S ribosomal protein S2 — MAVVTMRELLESGVHFGHQTRRWNPKMKRFIFTERNGIYIIDLLQSLSYIDRAYEFVKETVAHGGSIMFVGTKKQAQEAIAEQASRVGMPYVNQRWLGGMLTNFSTVYKRLQRLKELEEIDFADVAASGLTKKELLVLSREKDKLEKTLGGIREMQKVPSAVWIVDTKKEHIAVGEARKLRIPVVAILDTNCDPDEVDYKIPGNDDAIRSVTLLTRVIADAVAEGLIARSGAATGDKKAEGVAEPLAEWERDLLEGEKKADAEPADAAPAEAPAADAAPAEEAPADAAAAEAAEEKPATTEGDAATGA, encoded by the coding sequence ATGGCCGTCGTCACGATGCGGGAGCTGCTGGAGAGCGGCGTCCACTTCGGGCACCAGACCCGCCGCTGGAACCCGAAGATGAAGCGCTTCATCTTCACCGAGCGCAACGGCATCTACATCATCGACCTGCTCCAGTCGCTGTCGTACATCGACCGCGCCTACGAGTTCGTCAAGGAGACCGTCGCGCACGGCGGCTCCATCATGTTCGTCGGCACCAAGAAGCAGGCGCAGGAGGCCATCGCCGAGCAGGCGTCCCGCGTCGGCATGCCCTACGTCAACCAGCGCTGGCTGGGCGGCATGCTCACCAACTTCTCGACCGTCTACAAGCGCCTGCAGCGCCTGAAGGAGCTCGAGGAGATCGACTTCGCGGACGTGGCCGCCTCCGGCCTCACCAAGAAGGAACTGCTGGTCCTCTCCCGCGAGAAGGACAAGCTGGAGAAGACCCTCGGCGGTATCCGCGAGATGCAGAAGGTGCCCAGCGCCGTCTGGATCGTGGACACCAAGAAGGAGCACATCGCGGTCGGTGAGGCGCGCAAGCTCCGCATCCCGGTCGTCGCGATCCTCGACACCAACTGCGACCCCGACGAGGTCGACTACAAGATCCCGGGCAACGACGACGCGATCCGCTCCGTCACGCTGCTCACCCGCGTGATCGCCGACGCCGTCGCCGAGGGCCTCATCGCCCGCTCCGGCGCCGCCACCGGCGACAAGAAGGCCGAGGGCGTCGCCGAGCCGCTCGCCGAGTGGGAGCGCGACCTGCTCGAGGGCGAGAAGAAGGCCGACGCCGAGCCGGCCGACGCGGCCCCGGCCGAGGCGCCCGCCGCCGACGCCGCCCCCGCCGAGGAGGCCCCGGCCGACGCTGCTGCGGCCGAGGCCGCCGAGGAGAAGCCCGCGACCACCGAGGGCGACGCCGCCACCGGCGCCTGA
- a CDS encoding phosphatidate cytidylyltransferase, translated as MPPPPPSPPQDPTPPGPGPGGGFGAHGSEPPAAPPAKKSAGRDLRAAIGVGVGLGAVVVAALFVVKAVFVGIVVVAVVVGLWELTSRLAERKQIQAPLVPLALGGTAMVIAGYVRGADGAWIAMALTVLAVLVWRMAKPPEDYLRDVTAAVFAAFYVPFLATFVVMMLAADDGPRRVLVFLLLTVISDTGAYAVGWRFGSHKLAPRISPGKTREGLAGAISFAMVAGALLMQYFVDGGRWWQGLLLGLAAAVSATLGDLGESMIKRDLGIKDMGTLLPGHGGIMDRLDSLLPTAPVVWLLLVAFVGQG; from the coding sequence ATGCCGCCGCCACCGCCCTCGCCGCCCCAGGACCCGACGCCACCCGGTCCGGGCCCCGGTGGCGGCTTTGGAGCCCACGGCTCCGAGCCGCCGGCCGCGCCGCCGGCGAAGAAGTCCGCCGGCCGCGACCTGCGGGCGGCGATAGGGGTCGGAGTCGGCCTGGGCGCGGTGGTGGTCGCGGCGCTGTTCGTGGTGAAGGCGGTCTTCGTCGGCATCGTCGTGGTGGCGGTGGTCGTCGGGCTGTGGGAGCTGACCTCCCGGCTCGCCGAGCGCAAGCAGATCCAGGCGCCGCTGGTCCCGCTGGCCCTCGGCGGCACCGCGATGGTGATCGCGGGATACGTCCGCGGCGCCGACGGGGCGTGGATCGCGATGGCGCTGACCGTGCTCGCGGTGCTGGTCTGGCGGATGGCCAAGCCGCCGGAGGACTACCTGCGTGACGTCACCGCGGCCGTCTTCGCCGCCTTCTACGTCCCGTTCCTCGCCACGTTCGTCGTCATGATGCTGGCCGCCGACGACGGCCCGCGGCGGGTCCTGGTCTTCCTCCTGCTCACCGTGATCAGCGACACCGGCGCCTATGCGGTCGGCTGGCGCTTCGGCAGCCACAAGCTCGCGCCGCGGATCAGCCCCGGCAAGACCCGGGAGGGCCTGGCCGGCGCGATCAGCTTCGCGATGGTCGCCGGCGCCCTGCTCATGCAGTACTTCGTGGACGGCGGCCGCTGGTGGCAGGGCCTGCTGCTGGGGCTCGCCGCGGCCGTCAGCGCCACCCTCGGCGACCTCGGCGAGTCCATGATCAAGCGCGACCTCGGCATCAAGGACATGGGCACGCTGCTGCCGGGCCACGGCGGCATCATGGACCGCCTCGACTCCCTGCTCCCCACGGCGCCGGTCGTCTGGCTGCTCCTGGTGGCGTTCGTCGGCCAGGGCTGA
- a CDS encoding thiamine ABC transporter substrate-binding protein gives MGALVLATAGATLLAGCGGSGSGSGSASGTPSKTVTLVSHDSFAASKSVMAQFTKETGYTVKVLRGGDAGAAVNQAILTKDHPRGDVFFGVDNTLLSRALDNGLFDPYTAKGLDQVPSDVQLDAAQHRVTPIDSGDVCVNYDRAYFTSHHLAPPQTFADLVKPQYKNLLVTENVSTSSPGLAFLLGTAATYGDDGWQAYWKKLKANGVQVVDSWEQAYDSTFSGSAAGRKAKGDKPLVVSYASSPPAEVVGVTPQPAQSPVGVATGTCFRQIEFAGVLHGAKNPAGAKAFIDFMLSRTFQQDMPLQMYVDPVVKGAVEPELFTKYGAKVPHPTTIAPDKIAAKRDDWVKSWNSIVL, from the coding sequence ATGGGCGCGCTCGTCCTCGCCACCGCGGGCGCCACGCTCCTGGCCGGCTGCGGCGGTTCGGGCTCCGGGTCCGGGAGCGCGTCCGGCACCCCGTCGAAGACCGTCACCCTGGTCAGCCACGACTCGTTCGCCGCCTCCAAGTCGGTGATGGCGCAGTTCACCAAGGAGACCGGCTACACCGTCAAGGTGCTGCGCGGCGGGGACGCGGGCGCGGCGGTCAACCAGGCGATCCTCACCAAGGACCACCCGCGCGGCGACGTGTTCTTCGGCGTGGACAACACCCTGCTCTCCCGCGCCCTCGACAACGGCCTGTTCGACCCGTACACGGCCAAGGGCCTGGACCAGGTGCCCTCCGACGTCCAGCTCGACGCCGCGCAGCACCGCGTCACGCCGATCGACTCCGGCGACGTGTGCGTCAACTACGACCGCGCCTACTTCACCTCGCACCACCTCGCGCCGCCGCAGACCTTCGCCGACCTGGTCAAGCCGCAGTACAAGAACCTGCTGGTCACCGAGAACGTGTCCACCTCCTCACCGGGCCTGGCCTTCCTGCTGGGCACGGCCGCCACCTACGGCGACGACGGATGGCAGGCGTACTGGAAGAAGCTGAAGGCCAACGGCGTCCAGGTCGTCGACAGCTGGGAGCAGGCGTACGACAGCACCTTCTCCGGGTCGGCCGCGGGGAGGAAGGCCAAGGGCGACAAGCCGCTGGTGGTCTCCTACGCCTCCAGCCCGCCCGCCGAGGTGGTCGGCGTCACCCCGCAGCCCGCGCAGTCACCCGTCGGCGTGGCCACCGGCACCTGCTTCCGCCAGATCGAGTTCGCCGGGGTGCTGCACGGCGCGAAGAACCCCGCCGGCGCGAAGGCGTTCATCGACTTCATGCTCAGCCGGACCTTCCAGCAGGACATGCCGCTCCAGATGTACGTCGACCCGGTGGTCAAGGGCGCCGTCGAGCCGGAGCTGTTCACCAAGTACGGCGCGAAGGTCCCGCACCCGACCACGATCGCGCCCGACAAGATCGCCGCGAAGCGGGACGACTGGGTGAAGTCGTGGAACTCGATCGTCCTGTAG
- the whiG gene encoding RNA polymerase sigma factor WhiG yields MPQHTPGSEPAAVATARAIPRPAAPTSLDALWRTYKSTGDARLREQLILHYSPLVKYVAGRVSVGLPANVEQADFVSSGVFGLIDAIEKFDPDRAIKFETYAITRIRGAMIDELRALDWIPRSVRQKARAVERAYATLEAKLHRTPSEPEVAAEMGVGLEELHGVFSALSLANVVALEELLHVGAESGDRLSLVDTLEDTGADNPSDVAEDRELRRLLARAVNTLPEREKTVVTLYYYEGLTLAEIGQVLGVTESRVSQIHTKSVLQLRAKLADMGAR; encoded by the coding sequence ATGCCCCAGCACACCCCCGGGTCCGAACCGGCGGCGGTGGCCACCGCCCGGGCCATCCCCCGGCCCGCCGCACCCACCTCGCTCGACGCGCTGTGGCGGACCTACAAGTCCACGGGGGACGCGCGGCTGCGGGAGCAGCTCATCCTGCACTACTCGCCGCTGGTCAAGTACGTGGCCGGCCGGGTCAGCGTCGGACTGCCCGCGAACGTGGAGCAGGCCGACTTCGTCTCCTCCGGCGTGTTCGGCCTGATCGACGCGATCGAGAAGTTCGACCCGGACCGCGCCATCAAGTTCGAGACCTACGCCATCACCCGCATCCGCGGCGCCATGATCGACGAGCTGCGCGCGCTGGACTGGATCCCCCGATCGGTCCGGCAGAAGGCCCGCGCGGTCGAGCGGGCCTACGCCACGCTGGAGGCGAAGCTGCACCGCACCCCCAGCGAGCCCGAGGTCGCCGCCGAGATGGGCGTGGGCCTGGAGGAGCTGCACGGCGTGTTCAGCGCGCTCTCACTCGCCAACGTGGTCGCCCTGGAGGAGCTGCTGCACGTCGGCGCCGAGAGCGGCGACCGGCTCAGCCTGGTCGACACCCTGGAGGACACCGGCGCGGACAACCCGTCCGACGTCGCCGAGGACCGCGAGCTGCGCAGGCTGCTCGCCCGCGCCGTCAACACCCTGCCCGAGCGGGAGAAGACCGTGGTCACCCTGTACTACTACGAGGGGCTCACACTCGCCGAGATCGGCCAGGTACTGGGCGTCACCGAGAGCCGCGTCAGCCAGATCCACACCAAGTCCGTGCTCCAACTCCGGGCGAAGCTGGCGGACATGGGGGCACGCTGA
- a CDS encoding peptidoglycan DD-metalloendopeptidase family protein: MAYTAAWLTVVAVAVLAAGGSAAAGTEGGRARGGGGGPAVRVRGADRAVDLLASPAVDRLGDRGGGAPGGMAGGGVPGGGGPAVRAGCTGPPGDAARCWPVTGPGARGRPLVLRAFEPPATPWAAGHRGVDLPARPGTAVRAAAAGEVAFAGPVAGVPVVVVALPGGLRTTFEPVRPAVAVGTRVAAGERIGEMAAGAPPHCPAACVHWGLLRGEVYLDPLTLLPPALRRAGPSRLLPVEGVPFPEGGTVTAG, translated from the coding sequence ATGGCGTACACGGCGGCGTGGTTGACGGTGGTGGCGGTGGCGGTGCTGGCGGCGGGCGGGAGCGCGGCGGCGGGCACCGAGGGCGGGCGCGCGCGGGGAGGTGGGGGCGGCCCGGCGGTGCGGGTCCGGGGAGCGGACCGGGCGGTGGACCTGCTCGCGAGCCCTGCGGTGGACCGGCTCGGGGACCGGGGCGGCGGTGCCCCGGGAGGCATGGCGGGTGGGGGTGTGCCGGGCGGGGGCGGCCCGGCGGTGCGGGCGGGCTGTACCGGACCGCCCGGGGACGCGGCGCGGTGCTGGCCGGTGACGGGGCCGGGGGCGCGGGGACGGCCGCTGGTGCTGCGCGCGTTCGAGCCGCCCGCGACACCATGGGCGGCCGGGCACCGCGGGGTCGATCTGCCGGCCCGGCCGGGGACGGCGGTGCGGGCCGCGGCCGCGGGCGAGGTGGCCTTCGCCGGGCCGGTCGCGGGGGTGCCGGTGGTGGTCGTGGCGCTGCCCGGCGGTCTGCGCACCACCTTCGAACCGGTGCGGCCCGCGGTGGCGGTGGGCACGCGAGTGGCCGCCGGGGAACGGATCGGCGAGATGGCCGCGGGGGCACCCCCGCACTGCCCGGCGGCTTGCGTGCACTGGGGGCTGCTGCGCGGCGAGGTGTACCTCGACCCGCTCACCCTGCTGCCGCCGGCGCTGCGCCGGGCCGGACCGTCCCGGCTGCTGCCGGTGGAGGGGGTGCCCTTCCCGGAGGGCGGGACGGTGACGGCGGGGTGA
- the tsf gene encoding translation elongation factor Ts: protein MANFTAADVKKLRELTAAGMMDCKNALTEAEGDLDKAVEILRVKGQKGVTKREGRSASNGAVVSLIAADNSEGVLVELKCETDFVAKGDKFVAVADAIAAHVTATKPADLAALLGSEIKDGQTVQAFVDEANATLGEKIVLDRFAQFTDGYVASYLHRTSPDLPPQVGVLVELDKADAQTAKDVAQHIAAFAPKFLSRDEIDEETVANERRVAEATAREEGKPEAALPRIVEGRVNGFFKENVVLEQAFAKDAKKTVQKVLDEAGVTLKHFARFRVGV, encoded by the coding sequence ATGGCGAACTTCACCGCCGCCGACGTCAAGAAGCTCCGCGAGCTCACCGCCGCGGGCATGATGGACTGCAAGAACGCCCTCACCGAGGCCGAAGGCGACCTGGACAAGGCCGTCGAGATCCTCCGCGTCAAGGGCCAGAAGGGCGTCACCAAGCGCGAGGGCCGCTCGGCCTCCAACGGTGCCGTCGTCTCCCTCATCGCCGCCGACAACTCCGAGGGCGTCCTCGTCGAGCTGAAGTGCGAGACCGACTTCGTCGCCAAGGGTGACAAGTTCGTCGCCGTCGCCGACGCGATCGCCGCCCACGTCACGGCCACCAAGCCGGCCGACCTCGCGGCGCTGCTCGGCTCCGAGATCAAGGACGGCCAGACCGTCCAGGCGTTCGTCGACGAGGCCAACGCCACCCTCGGCGAGAAGATCGTGCTGGACCGCTTCGCGCAGTTCACCGACGGCTACGTCGCCTCCTACCTGCACCGCACCAGCCCGGACCTGCCCCCGCAGGTCGGCGTGCTGGTCGAGCTGGACAAGGCCGACGCGCAGACCGCCAAGGACGTCGCGCAGCACATCGCCGCCTTCGCCCCGAAGTTCCTCAGCCGCGACGAGATCGACGAGGAGACCGTGGCGAACGAGCGCCGGGTCGCCGAGGCCACCGCGCGCGAGGAGGGCAAGCCCGAGGCCGCCCTGCCGCGTATCGTCGAAGGACGGGTCAACGGCTTCTTCAAGGAGAACGTCGTCCTGGAGCAGGCGTTCGCCAAGGACGCCAAGAAGACCGTGCAGAAGGTGCTCGACGAGGCCGGTGTCACGCTGAAGCACTTCGCGCGCTTCCGCGTCGGCGTCTGA